A genomic window from Archaeoglobus profundus DSM 5631 includes:
- a CDS encoding ABC transporter substrate-binding protein encodes MKKFATLLILIAVATLIAGCVKEESKAGYIEIKDMAGRTVKIPENVERVATLFPANLRIIVMLNATDKVVGVSNYFDRYGDKLEDALAYPELLKAERIGSVNEPDMEKIAELKPDVIFIESAYAQIADTIEKNTGVPVVCINTSIYSGKLNDFYETIRLVAKILGKEERAEEIIEYLDSEIKNVTKRVEDIPKEQKPKVFLSNWAYRYGIGWTVKNYAPIDLIARNVAENIPAHYMEVTKEQIIEWNPDAIFIHGYKGKSAVDEILNDPALQQVKAVEEGKVYGLFGPFIGYDPKTMIVDLYWAAKVLYPERFEDVDVMKKGEEMFTFFYGEKGAEVFHEVIKNRGVYLSRELTPQ; translated from the coding sequence ATGAAAAAGTTCGCTACGCTCCTTATATTAATTGCCGTCGCTACTCTTATCGCCGGATGTGTTAAAGAGGAATCAAAAGCAGGATATATCGAAATAAAGGACATGGCTGGTAGGACTGTCAAAATTCCAGAGAATGTTGAAAGGGTTGCCACTCTTTTCCCTGCGAACTTAAGGATAATCGTGATGCTTAACGCAACGGATAAAGTCGTTGGAGTCAGCAATTATTTTGATAGGTACGGAGACAAGCTTGAAGATGCCCTCGCATATCCAGAACTGCTAAAAGCGGAGAGAATAGGTTCCGTTAATGAACCAGATATGGAAAAGATTGCCGAGCTCAAGCCAGATGTTATCTTTATTGAGTCTGCTTATGCCCAAATAGCCGATACTATAGAAAAGAACACAGGAGTTCCTGTTGTTTGTATAAACACTTCGATTTACTCAGGAAAACTTAACGACTTCTACGAGACGATCAGGCTTGTTGCAAAAATTCTTGGAAAAGAGGAGAGGGCTGAAGAAATAATAGAATACTTAGATTCTGAAATAAAAAATGTTACAAAGAGAGTTGAAGATATTCCAAAGGAACAAAAGCCGAAAGTCTTCCTTTCGAACTGGGCTTACAGGTATGGAATCGGCTGGACTGTGAAGAACTATGCTCCAATTGATTTGATAGCGAGAAACGTAGCTGAGAACATTCCAGCACACTACATGGAGGTTACAAAGGAGCAGATAATAGAGTGGAATCCAGATGCCATCTTCATACACGGCTACAAAGGAAAATCTGCAGTTGATGAAATACTGAACGATCCTGCTCTTCAGCAGGTAAAAGCTGTGGAAGAAGGGAAAGTTTACGGATTGTTCGGACCATTCATTGGCTACGATCCAAAGACAATGATAGTAGATCTGTACTGGGCAGCAAAAGTGCTATACCCAGAGAGGTTTGAGGATGTAGATGTTATGAAGAAGGGCGAAGAGATGTTTACATTCTTCTACGGGGAGAAGGGTGCAGAAGTGTTCCACGAAGTCATCAAGAACAGAGGAGTTTACCTTTCTCGGGAGCTGACGCCCCAATGA
- a CDS encoding cupin domain-containing protein, with product MEVVRFNEMEEFNTPEGIMKPLFVSEKIAVIYLKIPAGLKVEPHSHPRDGAMIVTKGRVKLNDVELKAYDFAYISANFEVGMECEEKAEAILISVNPGYKSLDELKSILRRFEK from the coding sequence ATGGAGGTCGTGAGATTTAATGAGATGGAAGAGTTTAACACGCCAGAGGGTATAATGAAACCTCTTTTTGTCTCGGAAAAAATTGCAGTGATATACTTAAAGATTCCTGCTGGTCTAAAAGTTGAGCCACACTCCCATCCGAGGGATGGAGCGATGATTGTTACAAAAGGAAGAGTTAAATTGAACGATGTCGAATTGAAAGCCTACGACTTTGCCTACATTTCAGCGAATTTCGAAGTTGGAATGGAATGCGAGGAAAAGGCCGAAGCTATTCTCATCTCGGTCAATCCGGGTTACAAGAGTTTGGATGAGCTGAAGTCTATCCTGAGGAGGTTTGAGAAATGA
- a CDS encoding class I SAM-dependent methyltransferase — protein MLEKILNYPPINPNVISELAQSVEKFIVLATAVELNLFDHFKKPKSAEEVAKELKLNKRLTKKVCNALAASGFLKEVNGKYALTEVSKVFLLSDSPFYQGNLIKLYKKTREERWNRLGEALRKCPLSFRRDQSVFNESFILAMAEGAVRWDLPRTVEIVKELPEFKRARKLLDLGGGHGLYALAFKEINPELDAYVFDLPPVIEVAKKFVGDRVKLIAGDFTKDDIGSGYDIVFASDVFYRPREELTQILKKVHESLNDDGILISKHWHIDDLKEDSTAVFFDLMFAILEEVDSVYSTPEFCDILESCRFEVVDIIDIGKSYSPSKIIVVAKRG, from the coding sequence GTGCTAGAAAAGATATTAAATTACCCGCCGATTAATCCGAACGTAATCTCCGAATTAGCCCAATCGGTCGAAAAATTCATCGTTCTAGCCACGGCTGTTGAATTAAACCTATTCGACCACTTCAAGAAGCCTAAAAGTGCTGAAGAAGTTGCTAAGGAACTTAAACTCAATAAGAGACTAACAAAAAAGGTGTGTAACGCTTTGGCAGCTTCGGGCTTTCTAAAAGAAGTTAACGGTAAGTACGCCTTAACTGAGGTATCGAAAGTCTTCCTTTTGAGCGATTCGCCGTTCTATCAGGGAAACTTGATAAAGCTTTATAAGAAGACGAGAGAGGAGAGGTGGAACAGGCTCGGAGAAGCCTTAAGAAAATGTCCCTTGAGTTTCCGAAGAGATCAATCTGTCTTCAATGAAAGCTTCATACTTGCAATGGCTGAAGGGGCTGTAAGATGGGATTTGCCAAGGACTGTTGAAATCGTCAAAGAGTTGCCTGAATTTAAGAGAGCTAGAAAGCTCCTCGATTTGGGAGGAGGGCACGGACTATACGCACTAGCCTTTAAAGAGATAAATCCAGAACTCGACGCCTACGTTTTCGATTTACCCCCAGTGATTGAAGTTGCGAAGAAATTCGTTGGAGACAGAGTTAAACTTATAGCGGGAGATTTTACAAAGGATGATATTGGCTCAGGATATGACATAGTCTTTGCATCAGACGTTTTCTACAGACCTCGTGAGGAATTAACTCAAATTCTTAAAAAAGTCCATGAATCTCTCAACGATGATGGTATACTAATATCGAAGCACTGGCATATCGATGACTTAAAAGAGGATTCCACTGCTGTATTCTTCGACCTCATGTTCGCAATACTCGAGGAAGTTGACAGTGTTTACTCAACACCCGAATTCTGCGACATTCTCGAATCGTGCAGATTTGAAGTTGTTGATATCATAGACATTGGCAAGTCTTACAGCCCCTCCAAGATAATTGTAGTCGCTAAGAGGGGGTGA
- a CDS encoding radical SAM family protein: MCIPFDDICKKFEPNRPPPSERLEFCREVKGCVFLRPILPMIDLEIYKRGLEYIANYTDRVILGNLRLTSIVKRKLGIKSLPKDYYERKTILEKYAKELGLIVYRSACCSNAYKHDVVCWNRCWEKGFCSRCPNRCWIRVRG; this comes from the coding sequence ATGTGCATACCCTTTGATGACATTTGCAAGAAGTTTGAGCCCAACAGACCTCCCCCATCTGAAAGACTCGAATTCTGTAGGGAAGTTAAAGGATGTGTTTTCTTGAGACCAATTTTGCCAATGATAGATTTGGAAATCTACAAAAGAGGATTGGAGTACATAGCGAATTACACGGACAGAGTGATCTTAGGAAATTTGAGACTAACGAGCATTGTGAAGAGGAAACTAGGCATAAAATCGCTACCAAAGGATTACTACGAGAGAAAGACTATTCTCGAGAAATACGCAAAAGAGTTGGGCTTAATCGTTTACAGATCTGCATGTTGTTCAAACGCCTACAAACACGACGTCGTTTGCTGGAATAGATGTTGGGAAAAAGGGTTCTGTTCAAGATGCCCAAACAGATGCTGGATAAGAGTAAGGGGTTAA
- a CDS encoding radical SAM family protein: MSKERWLRYYESVLSKDEIERARKDDHAKRKPRPCGFTVHVAKGCSANCLYCYVTTKPKRNPLSPKALVYALLLNTHFEVGKSFVAIGAICEPLDYPDYTHQLIEELLKLGNPI; this comes from the coding sequence GTGAGCAAGGAGAGATGGCTGAGATATTACGAAAGCGTTCTAAGTAAAGATGAAATCGAAAGAGCTAGGAAGGATGATCATGCGAAAAGAAAGCCAAGACCTTGTGGTTTTACAGTTCACGTTGCAAAAGGTTGCTCAGCTAACTGCCTCTACTGCTATGTAACAACGAAACCTAAAAGAAATCCACTCTCTCCGAAGGCCTTAGTTTACGCTCTTCTTCTCAATACGCATTTCGAAGTAGGGAAGAGCTTTGTTGCAATAGGTGCCATTTGCGAACCTCTCGACTATCCAGATTACACTCATCAACTCATTGAAGAACTTCTAAAGCTTGGAAATCCCATCTAG
- the guaA gene encoding glutamine-hydrolyzing GMP synthase has protein sequence MVNVKEFVEKAIKEIREKVGDGKAIIALSGGVDSSVCAVLAYKAIGDRLIPVFVDTGLMREGEPERIKEIFGHMGLVFVDAKEEFFKALKGVTDPEEKRKIIGELFVRIFERVAEEHKADYLIQGTIYPDIIESMGGIKSHHNVGGFPTKYKFKGVIEPLRELYKDEVREVARYLGLPKEICERMPFPGPGLAVRIVGEVTPEKVEIVRKANKIVEEELEDYEKWQAFAALIGKATGVKGDVRVYGYIIAIRAVTSRDGMTADILPIDYEKLRKITLRITSEIPEVTRVVYDLTPKPPATIEFE, from the coding sequence ATGGTCAATGTAAAGGAATTCGTCGAGAAAGCCATTAAGGAGATTAGAGAGAAGGTAGGTGACGGTAAGGCGATAATAGCCTTATCTGGTGGTGTTGATAGCTCAGTATGTGCCGTGCTAGCTTATAAGGCCATTGGGGACAGGTTAATCCCTGTATTCGTTGACACTGGCTTGATGAGGGAAGGTGAACCTGAAAGAATTAAGGAGATATTCGGACACATGGGTTTGGTATTTGTAGATGCCAAGGAGGAGTTCTTCAAGGCTCTGAAAGGTGTCACGGATCCTGAAGAAAAGAGAAAGATCATCGGGGAACTCTTTGTAAGAATATTCGAGAGGGTTGCCGAGGAACATAAAGCCGATTACCTCATTCAGGGAACTATATATCCAGATATAATCGAGAGCATGGGTGGTATAAAGAGCCACCACAACGTCGGAGGATTCCCAACGAAATACAAATTCAAGGGAGTCATAGAGCCATTAAGAGAACTTTACAAGGATGAAGTTAGAGAGGTAGCCAGGTACCTCGGGTTGCCCAAGGAGATCTGTGAAAGGATGCCTTTCCCTGGTCCGGGATTAGCCGTTAGAATCGTTGGGGAAGTGACTCCTGAGAAGGTCGAAATAGTCAGGAAAGCTAACAAAATCGTTGAGGAGGAGCTCGAAGATTACGAGAAGTGGCAAGCTTTTGCGGCACTAATAGGGAAGGCTACTGGTGTAAAGGGGGATGTAAGAGTTTACGGGTATATAATAGCCATAAGAGCAGTAACGTCAAGAGATGGAATGACGGCCGATATCTTGCCGATAGACTACGAGAAGCTTAGAAAGATAACTTTAAGAATAACGAGCGAGATTCCCGAAGTAACTAGAGTAGTGTATGATCTAACTCCAAAGCCCCCAGCTACGATCGAATTCGAATGA
- a CDS encoding archaemetzincin family Zn-dependent metalloprotease, whose amino-acid sequence MRICIQPVGEVDREVLEFLKEQLGKLFGECEILEPIDVSADAYDPLRGQFNSTVILRKLPTTCDVTLGVTEVDLYADNLNFIFGEAELFGKRAIISLKRLRQEFYGLPEDKRLLKVRALKEAVHEIGHVLGLKHCKGKCVMRFSNSIVEVDMKNWWFCENCLKKLRKFNFLF is encoded by the coding sequence ATGAGGATATGCATTCAGCCAGTGGGTGAAGTTGATAGAGAAGTTTTGGAGTTTTTGAAAGAGCAACTCGGAAAACTCTTTGGAGAGTGCGAGATTTTGGAGCCGATAGATGTATCTGCAGATGCGTACGATCCGTTAAGAGGACAGTTTAACTCGACTGTCATCTTGAGAAAACTACCAACAACTTGTGATGTAACTCTGGGTGTTACGGAGGTAGATCTCTACGCTGACAACCTGAATTTCATCTTTGGAGAGGCTGAGCTTTTTGGAAAGAGGGCAATAATATCTCTAAAGAGGTTGAGGCAAGAGTTTTACGGACTGCCTGAAGATAAGAGACTTTTGAAGGTAAGAGCCTTGAAAGAGGCTGTTCACGAGATTGGGCATGTATTGGGTTTAAAGCACTGTAAAGGTAAGTGCGTTATGAGGTTTTCGAACTCGATAGTCGAAGTGGACATGAAGAACTGGTGGTTCTGCGAGAATTGCTTGAAGAAGCTAAGAAAATTTAACTTTCTATTCTAA
- the tatC gene encoding twin-arginine translocase subunit TatC, whose protein sequence is MPDPTAKEIAEVLLGLRKKLIRIVAIIAGVWAISFTFVTDALITKIKNDLLPPGAHIVYLYPLEPLILKLKISLYLGIAVAMPYIVKVIYDTLRSRTELLDNLNISRSKAVLYLIVATILFGLGIAYGYCIMLPIFLKFLYQLAVQQGASANYSIAEFVSFVVLMLVVFGFVFELPLILYILVSNGVVKYSTLTYYRRHFYVGFFVIGAVITPPDVFTQLMVAVPMVVFFEISLLTIKVLLKGKIYEDMHSASG, encoded by the coding sequence ATGCCCGATCCAACAGCAAAAGAGATTGCCGAAGTCCTTTTAGGCTTGCGAAAGAAGTTAATACGTATCGTAGCAATAATTGCTGGTGTCTGGGCAATTTCATTCACATTCGTAACAGATGCGCTCATAACCAAGATCAAAAACGATCTACTTCCTCCCGGTGCTCACATAGTTTACTTATATCCTCTCGAACCGCTAATACTGAAGCTTAAGATTTCCCTGTATCTCGGTATTGCCGTAGCGATGCCGTACATAGTAAAAGTCATCTACGATACGCTTAGGAGCAGGACAGAACTCTTAGACAATCTCAACATTTCAAGATCAAAAGCTGTATTATATTTGATCGTCGCTACAATTCTCTTTGGTTTAGGTATTGCTTACGGCTACTGCATAATGCTTCCGATCTTTCTCAAATTTCTTTATCAGCTTGCAGTCCAGCAGGGGGCTTCAGCCAACTATTCAATTGCAGAATTCGTATCCTTCGTAGTTTTGATGCTCGTAGTTTTTGGTTTCGTCTTTGAACTGCCGCTGATACTTTACATACTCGTTAGTAATGGTGTTGTCAAGTATTCGACGCTGACGTATTACAGAAGACACTTCTACGTGGGCTTCTTCGTCATCGGTGCCGTTATAACACCCCCAGATGTATTCACACAGCTTATGGTTGCTGTTCCGATGGTTGTGTTTTTTGAGATAAGTCTTTTAACGATCAAGGTTCTCCTCAAGGGTAAGATCTATGAGGATATGCATTCAGCCAGTGGGTGA
- a CDS encoding mannose-1-phosphate guanylyltransferase/mannose-6-phosphate isomerase, producing the protein MKVLILAGGVGERLFPLSRLKYPKQFLRLNGESLFQKTVKRGLMLSDDIYVVTNVDHAFMIERELDEIDVKAKILTEPMPKNTLPAIYLGIKEIVKDFGRSKVAVLPSDHLIEINENYLSAFKEAEKLSDKFLVTFGIKPTKPHTGYGYIKPKERVGGGFVVERFVEKPDYETAKTYVESGYLWNSGMFVFDSEIFFEECEKYAKDVIEKVDSGRYEEIEPISVDKGILEKSNRVAVVPLDIFWSDVGSFDAIYEIMEKDESGNAVKGEFLGVDSNNNLIISEGLVTTVDVENMVIVNTKDVTLVCPRESSQKVREVVRALRERSDERAEHHITVYRPWGSYTVLEEGDGYKVKRLTVLPGKRLSLQMHYHRSEFWVVVKGTAKVTVDDKEFLLRKGESTFIPMGAKHRLENPGKVTLEIIEVQIGDYLGEDDIVRFADDFGRI; encoded by the coding sequence ATGAAAGTACTGATTCTAGCAGGTGGAGTAGGTGAAAGGTTGTTTCCATTAAGCAGATTGAAGTATCCAAAGCAGTTTCTTAGATTGAACGGCGAAAGCCTCTTTCAAAAGACAGTCAAGAGAGGTTTAATGCTCTCAGATGATATTTACGTTGTAACTAACGTTGATCATGCATTTATGATTGAAAGAGAACTCGATGAGATTGATGTTAAGGCTAAGATCTTAACCGAGCCTATGCCGAAGAACACGCTTCCAGCTATATATCTAGGTATCAAAGAAATAGTGAAGGATTTTGGCAGATCGAAGGTGGCTGTTCTGCCGTCAGATCACTTAATAGAGATAAATGAGAATTATTTGTCTGCTTTCAAGGAGGCTGAAAAGTTATCTGACAAATTTTTGGTCACGTTTGGCATAAAACCCACCAAACCTCATACTGGATACGGTTACATAAAGCCGAAGGAGAGAGTGGGTGGCGGTTTTGTAGTTGAAAGGTTTGTCGAGAAGCCGGATTATGAAACGGCGAAAACGTATGTGGAGAGTGGTTACTTGTGGAACAGCGGAATGTTCGTATTTGACAGCGAGATCTTCTTTGAGGAATGTGAAAAGTATGCCAAAGATGTTATAGAAAAAGTTGACAGCGGTAGATACGAGGAGATTGAGCCAATTTCCGTTGATAAGGGCATTCTTGAAAAGTCTAATAGAGTTGCAGTCGTCCCGTTGGACATCTTCTGGAGCGATGTCGGTAGCTTTGATGCCATATACGAAATAATGGAAAAAGATGAGAGCGGTAACGCTGTTAAGGGTGAATTCTTGGGTGTAGATTCCAACAACAACTTGATAATAAGTGAAGGTCTCGTTACAACGGTAGATGTCGAAAACATGGTCATTGTAAATACAAAAGATGTGACACTTGTTTGTCCGAGAGAATCTTCCCAAAAGGTTAGGGAGGTAGTAAGAGCTTTGAGAGAGAGATCCGATGAAAGGGCGGAACATCACATCACAGTTTACAGACCTTGGGGATCTTACACCGTTTTGGAGGAGGGAGATGGCTATAAGGTTAAGAGGTTAACAGTTTTACCGGGGAAGAGGTTGAGCCTTCAGATGCACTATCACAGAAGCGAATTTTGGGTTGTTGTGAAGGGAACGGCGAAGGTAACAGTTGATGATAAGGAATTTCTTTTGAGGAAGGGCGAAAGCACGTTCATTCCTATGGGAGCTAAGCACAGACTCGAAAATCCCGGGAAAGTTACGCTTGAGATTATAGAAGTCCAAATAGGAGATTATCTGGGCGAAGATGATATAGTCAGGTTTGCTGATGATTTTGGAAGAATTTAG
- a CDS encoding glycoside hydrolase family 130 protein, producing MFKFTENAHEISKTRENYTIDIARRLTVITADRIHLKRFPISNPITAFNPAMIVEGDDVYVYARVVVGYYIYASAIAEIRMSLADVYLDSTSHYSADLVLYPSGKYDIWGTEDPRVVVIDGKPFMTYCGRTVAYFDPHIRVERTLPVTAVKEKGMWRKVCVHRFPEPIRKHIVSDKDAFILKTKDGLKMFHRPHTDEENFYLAVSDIDGIYEGYEEATLLNTTVVMTEASFEEKIGWSTPPVEVDGEYLFLAHGLERDSKAYKIFALTMNRDLEITAVTPHYIMEPKEIYEIYGDRPFVVFPCGACIVDDSLLVSYGCADFAVGICEFDLSELMSILDKNRIK from the coding sequence ATGTTCAAGTTCACAGAGAACGCTCATGAGATATCCAAAACAAGAGAGAATTACACCATCGACATAGCGAGACGTTTAACCGTTATAACTGCGGATAGAATACATCTGAAGAGATTTCCGATTTCAAATCCCATTACAGCCTTTAATCCAGCTATGATAGTGGAAGGAGACGATGTGTACGTTTATGCAAGGGTGGTAGTAGGGTACTACATTTATGCAAGTGCCATTGCCGAGATAAGGATGTCCCTAGCTGATGTTTATCTGGATTCTACTTCGCATTATTCTGCAGATTTAGTGCTCTATCCGAGTGGAAAGTACGATATATGGGGTACCGAAGATCCTAGAGTTGTTGTGATAGATGGAAAGCCGTTCATGACGTACTGTGGTAGAACCGTAGCCTATTTTGATCCCCACATAAGGGTTGAAAGAACTCTACCAGTTACAGCTGTGAAAGAAAAGGGTATGTGGAGGAAGGTTTGTGTTCACAGGTTCCCAGAACCTATAAGGAAGCATATCGTCAGCGACAAGGACGCATTCATATTAAAAACAAAGGACGGCTTAAAGATGTTCCACAGACCTCACACCGATGAGGAGAATTTCTACCTCGCGGTAAGTGATATAGATGGCATTTACGAAGGATATGAGGAGGCAACACTTCTTAATACAACAGTTGTCATGACAGAGGCTAGTTTCGAGGAAAAGATTGGATGGAGTACACCGCCAGTTGAAGTTGATGGAGAGTATCTATTTTTGGCACACGGCTTAGAGAGGGATTCAAAAGCGTACAAGATATTTGCTTTAACGATGAATAGGGATTTGGAAATTACGGCAGTGACTCCACACTACATAATGGAACCCAAAGAGATTTACGAAATTTATGGAGATAGACCGTTTGTAGTATTTCCTTGCGGAGCTTGCATCGTTGACGATAGCCTCTTAGTCTCCTACGGATGCGCGGATTTTGCAGTAGGAATATGTGAGTTCGACTTGAGCGAATTGATGTCAATTCTGGATAAGAACAGGATTAAGTAA
- a CDS encoding TldD/PmbA family protein has translation MFYDVRIVESYSLRISVENGKVEKVKFDESRGKAFRVLKNGFWGYFVGDVDDREGIALAEKNAVGKGDSDVLNVSSKGKFVLKPKEDFRDISVEEKVEFLKDVEKNLKSDKIVSTSVAYFENVRRLRYYDSNGNEVFYEIPRIGLIISAVAKDKTLQFYSKRVMKPAGFEALKGAYNLANEVVEVVTKLVNAKTPPSGAMNVVADSSLAGVFVHEAFGHAVEGDHVLQGASVLANKLGQKVADDCVNIYDDPTIREFGFYPFDDEGVKAEKRTIVENGILKDFLHSRETALNLNSRAGNARAEGLKFPIVRMSNTYLDKGDHRFEELLEIARNGVYLVGSRGGETNPATGYFQFNAQYGYLIEGGELTGMIRDVSLSGYTLEILKGIRIGRDLEFDPGFCGKEDQLVPVSDGSPPVLIRALVGGS, from the coding sequence ATGTTCTACGACGTTAGAATTGTAGAAAGTTACAGTCTCAGGATATCTGTTGAAAATGGGAAAGTTGAGAAGGTAAAGTTTGACGAGTCGAGAGGAAAAGCTTTCAGAGTTTTGAAGAACGGCTTTTGGGGATACTTCGTTGGAGATGTTGACGATCGGGAGGGTATAGCTCTAGCTGAGAAAAATGCAGTTGGAAAGGGTGATAGTGATGTTCTGAATGTTTCATCTAAGGGAAAATTCGTGCTTAAGCCGAAGGAGGATTTTAGGGATATTTCCGTTGAGGAGAAGGTCGAATTCTTAAAGGATGTTGAAAAGAACTTAAAAAGCGATAAAATCGTAAGCACAAGTGTGGCCTATTTTGAGAATGTTAGAAGGTTAAGGTACTACGACTCGAACGGCAACGAAGTGTTTTACGAGATTCCTAGGATAGGATTGATAATTTCGGCAGTTGCAAAAGATAAAACTCTTCAATTCTACTCGAAGAGAGTAATGAAACCGGCAGGGTTTGAAGCCTTAAAGGGAGCTTACAATTTGGCCAATGAAGTAGTCGAGGTGGTTACGAAGCTCGTAAATGCTAAGACTCCACCGTCAGGAGCTATGAATGTTGTGGCTGATTCGAGTTTAGCAGGTGTATTCGTTCACGAAGCTTTTGGGCATGCAGTTGAAGGCGATCACGTTCTGCAAGGTGCAAGCGTTTTGGCAAATAAACTCGGTCAAAAGGTTGCGGATGACTGTGTAAACATTTACGACGATCCAACTATTAGAGAATTTGGGTTCTATCCGTTTGACGATGAGGGTGTCAAAGCTGAGAAGAGGACAATTGTTGAGAACGGCATTTTGAAAGACTTTCTCCATTCGAGAGAGACTGCATTGAATTTAAACTCTCGAGCAGGTAATGCGAGGGCTGAAGGATTGAAGTTTCCTATTGTGAGAATGAGTAACACTTATCTGGATAAAGGAGATCACAGATTTGAAGAGCTCTTGGAGATTGCAAGAAATGGTGTATACCTCGTAGGTTCTAGAGGTGGCGAAACTAATCCAGCAACTGGTTACTTCCAGTTCAACGCACAGTATGGCTACTTGATTGAAGGGGGAGAACTGACTGGAATGATAAGAGATGTCTCTTTAAGCGGATATACACTCGAGATTTTGAAAGGTATTAGAATAGGAAGGGACTTGGAGTTTGATCCAGGATTTTGCGGTAAAGAAGATCAGCTTGTTCCGGTTTCTGATGGTTCTCCTCCCGTACTGATAAGAGCATTGGTAGGAGGAAGTTGA
- a CDS encoding 30S ribosomal protein S13, translating into MFKHIVRIADTDLDGNKPVMIALTGIKGIGLRMAKAITSALGLNPRAKLGELDDETIERLRKLVEEELEQHIPSWMFNRRKDPYSGKDLHLLSKDVDFAKMLDIEKMIKIKCYRGVRHAKGYKVRGQRTRSTGRKGMTVGVVRRKK; encoded by the coding sequence ATGTTTAAGCACATAGTCAGAATTGCGGATACGGATTTGGACGGAAACAAGCCTGTAATGATAGCGCTCACTGGGATAAAGGGAATCGGATTGAGAATGGCAAAAGCTATAACAAGTGCACTCGGATTGAATCCGAGAGCTAAGCTTGGAGAGTTGGATGATGAGACTATTGAAAGGCTCAGAAAACTCGTTGAGGAGGAGTTGGAACAGCACATACCCTCATGGATGTTCAACAGGAGGAAGGATCCATACTCCGGTAAGGATTTGCATCTACTTTCCAAAGATGTGGATTTCGCTAAGATGCTGGATATCGAAAAAATGATCAAGATCAAGTGCTATAGAGGTGTAAGGCACGCTAAAGGTTACAAGGTTAGAGGTCAGAGGACTAGGAGCACTGGTAGAAAGGGTATGACGGTTGGAGTCGTTAGGAGGAAGAAGTGA
- the rpsD gene encoding 30S ribosomal protein S4, translating into MGDPKRHRKKYVTPRKPWDKVRLEREAQLLIKYGLRNKRELWRFENILRKYRRVARDLLSKVNLPGREGEIARAKANAVIKKLVRIGVLEENATLDDILNLTVEDFLERRLQTVVYRQGLARTIKQARQLITHGHIAIDGRRVTSPSYIVERDEETKIGFYPNSPFAKG; encoded by the coding sequence ATGGGCGATCCAAAGAGACATAGGAAAAAGTACGTAACTCCGAGAAAGCCTTGGGATAAAGTTAGGCTTGAAAGAGAAGCTCAACTCTTGATTAAGTACGGCCTGAGAAATAAGAGGGAACTCTGGAGATTCGAAAACATTCTGAGAAAGTATAGGAGAGTAGCAAGAGACTTGCTGAGTAAGGTAAACCTGCCCGGGAGAGAGGGAGAAATCGCAAGAGCTAAAGCTAACGCCGTAATAAAGAAGCTCGTAAGGATAGGTGTACTCGAAGAGAACGCAACACTTGATGACATACTCAATCTGACAGTTGAGGACTTCCTCGAAAGGAGGTTGCAAACCGTAGTTTACAGACAGGGTTTAGCAAGAACGATAAAGCAGGCGAGACAGCTTATAACTCACGGACACATAGCCATAGACGGCAGAAGGGTTACTTCTCCAAGCTATATAGTGGAGAGAGATGAGGAAACTAAAATAGGATTTTATCCCAATTCACCTTTTGCTAAGGGGTGA
- a CDS encoding 30S ribosomal protein S11, whose product MAKKGGKWGIAHIFSSYNNTIITITDITGSETIARVSGGMIVKADRDEGNPYTAMQAALRAAEIAKEKGIEGVHIKVRAPGGNKHITPGPGAQAAIRALARAGLKIGRIEDVTPIPHDGTRPPGGKRGRRV is encoded by the coding sequence ATGGCGAAGAAGGGTGGTAAGTGGGGTATAGCTCACATATTCAGCAGTTACAACAACACGATAATCACGATTACCGACATCACAGGTAGTGAAACAATCGCAAGGGTAAGCGGTGGTATGATAGTAAAGGCTGATAGGGATGAGGGTAACCCCTACACCGCAATGCAAGCAGCATTAAGAGCAGCTGAGATAGCCAAGGAGAAGGGTATTGAGGGCGTACACATAAAGGTTAGGGCACCAGGAGGTAACAAGCACATAACACCGGGTCCGGGTGCACAAGCTGCGATTAGAGCCTTGGCAAGAGCTGGATTAAAGATCGGTAGAATTGAGGACGTAACTCCAATCCCACACGACGGAACAAGACCACCAGGTGGAAAGAGAGGAAGAAGAGTTTAA